Proteins encoded within one genomic window of Odocoileus virginianus isolate 20LAN1187 ecotype Illinois chromosome 2, Ovbor_1.2, whole genome shotgun sequence:
- the ZNF512 gene encoding zinc finger protein 512 isoform X5, with translation MSSRLGAVPATPGPTPFKQQRSTRIVGAKNSRTQCSIKDNSFQYTIPHDDSLSGSSSASSCEPVSDFPASFRKSTYWMKMRRIKSAAASHVEGSGGVSTKGKRKPRQEEDEDYREFPQKKHKLYGRKQRPKAQPNPKAQTRRIRKEPPAYAAGSLEEQWYLEIVDKGSVSCPTCQAVGRKTIEGLKKHMENCKQEMFTCHHCGKQLRSLAGMKYHVMANHNSLPILKAGDEIDEPSERERLRTVLKRLGKLRCMREISFFPESGQPECLKDMSLESKSGGRVQRRSAKIAVYHLQELASAELAKEWPKRKVLQDLVPDDRKLKYTRPGLPTFSQEVLHKWKSDIKKYHRIQCPNQGCEAVYSSVSGLKAHLGSCTLGTFVAGKYKCLLCQKEFVSESGVKYHINSVHAEDWFVVNPTTTKSFEKLMKIKQRQQEEEKRRQQHRSRRSLRRRQQPGIELPETEPSLRVGKDQRRNHEELLVATSRKESEQEPVPSQFQKVKSPKTNHKRGKK, from the exons ATGTCTTCCAGACTCGGTGCAGTGCCCGCT ACCCCGGGACCCACACCCTTTAAGCAGCAGAGGAGCACGAGGATCGTGGGAGCTAAGAA TAGCAGGACCCAATGCTCCATAAAGGATAATAGTTTCCAGTACACTATCCCTCACGATGACTCCTTAAGCGGCTCATCATCTGCTTCTTCATGTGAGCCAGTGAGTGATTTTCCAGCGTCTTTCCGAAAATCTACCTACTGGATGAAAATGAGAAGGATCAAGTCAGCTGCTGCTTCCCATGTAGAAG GGTCAGGTGGAGTATcaaccaaaggaaaaaggaaaccgAGGCAGGAAGAAGATGAAGACTATCGAGAATTTCCTCAGAAGAAGCATAAGCTTTATG GGAGGAAGCAGCGGCCTAAAGCTCAGCCTAATCCCAAAGCCCAGACTCGCCGTATTCGGAAGGAACCACCAGCTTATGCAGCAG GCAGTTTAGAGGAGCAGTGGTACTTAGAAATTGTGGATAAAGGCAGTGTCTCCTGTCCTACCTGCCAGGCAGTGGGGAGAAAGACCATAGAGGGCTTAAAGAAACACATGGAAAACTGCAAACAG GAAATGTTTACTTGTCATCATTGTGGGAAACAGCTTCGTTCATTAGCAGGGATGAAgtatcacgtcatggcaaatcaTAATAGCTTG CCCATTTTAAAGGCTGGAGATGAAATAGATGAACCAAGTGAGAGGGAACGTCTCCGAACAGTTCTGAAGAGACTGGGAAAGCTGAGATGCATGCGTGAG ATATCCTTCTTTCCAGAGTCAGGACAGCCAGAGTGCTTGAAGGACATGAGCTTGGAGTCGAAGAGTGGAGGCCGAGTTCAAAGACGTTCTGCCAAGATAGCTGTATACCACCTGCAGGAACTGGCCTCTGCTGAACTGGCTAAGGAATGGCCTAAGAGAAAGGTGCTTCAGGATCTGGTACCCGATGATCGGAAG TTAAAATATACTCGTCCTGGGCTCCCGACCTTCAGCCAAGAAGTACTACACAAATGGAAGTCAGATATCAAGAAGTATCATCGCATCCAGTGTCCTAACCAG GGTTGTGAGGCTGTCTACAGTAGTGTATCTGGTCTTAAAGCTCACCTGGGCTCTTGTACATTG GGAACGTTTGTGGCTGGAAAATACAAGTGTCTTCTCTGTCAGAAAGAATTTGTGTCAGAGAGTGGTGTCAAGTATCACATCAACTCTGTCCATGCTGAG GACTGGTTTGTTGTCAATCCGACAACAACCAAAAGCTTTGAGAAGCTGATGAAGATAAAGCAGCGACAGCAAGAAGAAGAGAAGCGGAGGCAGCAGCATAGGAGCCGACGGTCTCTAAGGCGGCGGCAGCAGCCTGGCATTGAGCTTCCTGAGACAGAGCCAAGTCTTAGAGTAGGGAAGGATCAGAGGAGGAATCATGAGGAACTGCTAGTGGCGACATCCCGTAAAGAATCAGAGCAGGAGCCAGTGCCATCACAGTTTCAGAAAGTCAAGTCCCCAAAGACAAATCATAAACGAGGAAAGAAATAG
- the ZNF512 gene encoding zinc finger protein 512 isoform X3: MSSRLGAVPATPGPTPFKQQRSTRIVGAKNSRTQCSIKDNSFQYTIPHDDSLSGSSSASSCEPVSDFPASFRKSTYWMKMRRIKSAAASHVEGSGGVSTKGKRKPRQEEDEDYREFPQKKHKLYGSLEEQWYLEIVDKGSVSCPTCQAVGRKTIEGLKKHMENCKQEMFTCHHCGKQLRSLAGMKYHVMANHNSLPILKAGDEIDEPSERERLRTVLKRLGKLRCMRESCSSSFTSIMGYLYHVRKCGKGAAELEKMTLKCHHCGKPYRSKAGLAYHLRSEHGPISFFPESGQPECLKDMSLESKSGGRVQRRSAKIAVYHLQELASAELAKEWPKRKVLQDLVPDDRKLKYTRPGLPTFSQEVLHKWKSDIKKYHRIQCPNQGCEAVYSSVSGLKAHLGSCTLGTFVAGKYKCLLCQKEFVSESGVKYHINSVHAEDWFVVNPTTTKSFEKLMKIKQRQQEEEKRRQQHRSRRSLRRRQQPGIELPETEPSLRVGKDQRRNHEELLVATSRKESEQEPVPSQFQKVKSPKTNHKRGKK, encoded by the exons ATGTCTTCCAGACTCGGTGCAGTGCCCGCT ACCCCGGGACCCACACCCTTTAAGCAGCAGAGGAGCACGAGGATCGTGGGAGCTAAGAA TAGCAGGACCCAATGCTCCATAAAGGATAATAGTTTCCAGTACACTATCCCTCACGATGACTCCTTAAGCGGCTCATCATCTGCTTCTTCATGTGAGCCAGTGAGTGATTTTCCAGCGTCTTTCCGAAAATCTACCTACTGGATGAAAATGAGAAGGATCAAGTCAGCTGCTGCTTCCCATGTAGAAG GGTCAGGTGGAGTATcaaccaaaggaaaaaggaaaccgAGGCAGGAAGAAGATGAAGACTATCGAGAATTTCCTCAGAAGAAGCATAAGCTTTATG GCAGTTTAGAGGAGCAGTGGTACTTAGAAATTGTGGATAAAGGCAGTGTCTCCTGTCCTACCTGCCAGGCAGTGGGGAGAAAGACCATAGAGGGCTTAAAGAAACACATGGAAAACTGCAAACAG GAAATGTTTACTTGTCATCATTGTGGGAAACAGCTTCGTTCATTAGCAGGGATGAAgtatcacgtcatggcaaatcaTAATAGCTTG CCCATTTTAAAGGCTGGAGATGAAATAGATGAACCAAGTGAGAGGGAACGTCTCCGAACAGTTCTGAAGAGACTGGGAAAGCTGAGATGCATGCGTGAG AGTTGCTCTAGTAGCTTCACCAGCATTATGGGATATCTGTACCATGTGAGAAAATGTGGCAAAGGGGCTGCTGAGCTGGAGAAGATGACCCTGAAATGTCACCACTGTGGAAAGCCGTATAGATCGAAGGCTGGACTTGCGTATCACCTGAGGTCAGAGCATGGTCCT ATATCCTTCTTTCCAGAGTCAGGACAGCCAGAGTGCTTGAAGGACATGAGCTTGGAGTCGAAGAGTGGAGGCCGAGTTCAAAGACGTTCTGCCAAGATAGCTGTATACCACCTGCAGGAACTGGCCTCTGCTGAACTGGCTAAGGAATGGCCTAAGAGAAAGGTGCTTCAGGATCTGGTACCCGATGATCGGAAG TTAAAATATACTCGTCCTGGGCTCCCGACCTTCAGCCAAGAAGTACTACACAAATGGAAGTCAGATATCAAGAAGTATCATCGCATCCAGTGTCCTAACCAG GGTTGTGAGGCTGTCTACAGTAGTGTATCTGGTCTTAAAGCTCACCTGGGCTCTTGTACATTG GGAACGTTTGTGGCTGGAAAATACAAGTGTCTTCTCTGTCAGAAAGAATTTGTGTCAGAGAGTGGTGTCAAGTATCACATCAACTCTGTCCATGCTGAG GACTGGTTTGTTGTCAATCCGACAACAACCAAAAGCTTTGAGAAGCTGATGAAGATAAAGCAGCGACAGCAAGAAGAAGAGAAGCGGAGGCAGCAGCATAGGAGCCGACGGTCTCTAAGGCGGCGGCAGCAGCCTGGCATTGAGCTTCCTGAGACAGAGCCAAGTCTTAGAGTAGGGAAGGATCAGAGGAGGAATCATGAGGAACTGCTAGTGGCGACATCCCGTAAAGAATCAGAGCAGGAGCCAGTGCCATCACAGTTTCAGAAAGTCAAGTCCCCAAAGACAAATCATAAACGAGGAAAGAAATAG
- the ZNF512 gene encoding zinc finger protein 512 isoform X4, whose translation MSSRLGAVPATPGPTPFKQQRSTRIVGAKNRTQCSIKDNSFQYTIPHDDSLSGSSSASSCEPVSDFPASFRKSTYWMKMRRIKSAAASHVEGSGGVSTKGKRKPRQEEDEDYREFPQKKHKLYGSLEEQWYLEIVDKGSVSCPTCQAVGRKTIEGLKKHMENCKQEMFTCHHCGKQLRSLAGMKYHVMANHNSLPILKAGDEIDEPSERERLRTVLKRLGKLRCMRESCSSSFTSIMGYLYHVRKCGKGAAELEKMTLKCHHCGKPYRSKAGLAYHLRSEHGPISFFPESGQPECLKDMSLESKSGGRVQRRSAKIAVYHLQELASAELAKEWPKRKVLQDLVPDDRKLKYTRPGLPTFSQEVLHKWKSDIKKYHRIQCPNQGCEAVYSSVSGLKAHLGSCTLGTFVAGKYKCLLCQKEFVSESGVKYHINSVHAEDWFVVNPTTTKSFEKLMKIKQRQQEEEKRRQQHRSRRSLRRRQQPGIELPETEPSLRVGKDQRRNHEELLVATSRKESEQEPVPSQFQKVKSPKTNHKRGKK comes from the exons ATGTCTTCCAGACTCGGTGCAGTGCCCGCT ACCCCGGGACCCACACCCTTTAAGCAGCAGAGGAGCACGAGGATCGTGGGAGCTAAGAA CAGGACCCAATGCTCCATAAAGGATAATAGTTTCCAGTACACTATCCCTCACGATGACTCCTTAAGCGGCTCATCATCTGCTTCTTCATGTGAGCCAGTGAGTGATTTTCCAGCGTCTTTCCGAAAATCTACCTACTGGATGAAAATGAGAAGGATCAAGTCAGCTGCTGCTTCCCATGTAGAAG GGTCAGGTGGAGTATcaaccaaaggaaaaaggaaaccgAGGCAGGAAGAAGATGAAGACTATCGAGAATTTCCTCAGAAGAAGCATAAGCTTTATG GCAGTTTAGAGGAGCAGTGGTACTTAGAAATTGTGGATAAAGGCAGTGTCTCCTGTCCTACCTGCCAGGCAGTGGGGAGAAAGACCATAGAGGGCTTAAAGAAACACATGGAAAACTGCAAACAG GAAATGTTTACTTGTCATCATTGTGGGAAACAGCTTCGTTCATTAGCAGGGATGAAgtatcacgtcatggcaaatcaTAATAGCTTG CCCATTTTAAAGGCTGGAGATGAAATAGATGAACCAAGTGAGAGGGAACGTCTCCGAACAGTTCTGAAGAGACTGGGAAAGCTGAGATGCATGCGTGAG AGTTGCTCTAGTAGCTTCACCAGCATTATGGGATATCTGTACCATGTGAGAAAATGTGGCAAAGGGGCTGCTGAGCTGGAGAAGATGACCCTGAAATGTCACCACTGTGGAAAGCCGTATAGATCGAAGGCTGGACTTGCGTATCACCTGAGGTCAGAGCATGGTCCT ATATCCTTCTTTCCAGAGTCAGGACAGCCAGAGTGCTTGAAGGACATGAGCTTGGAGTCGAAGAGTGGAGGCCGAGTTCAAAGACGTTCTGCCAAGATAGCTGTATACCACCTGCAGGAACTGGCCTCTGCTGAACTGGCTAAGGAATGGCCTAAGAGAAAGGTGCTTCAGGATCTGGTACCCGATGATCGGAAG TTAAAATATACTCGTCCTGGGCTCCCGACCTTCAGCCAAGAAGTACTACACAAATGGAAGTCAGATATCAAGAAGTATCATCGCATCCAGTGTCCTAACCAG GGTTGTGAGGCTGTCTACAGTAGTGTATCTGGTCTTAAAGCTCACCTGGGCTCTTGTACATTG GGAACGTTTGTGGCTGGAAAATACAAGTGTCTTCTCTGTCAGAAAGAATTTGTGTCAGAGAGTGGTGTCAAGTATCACATCAACTCTGTCCATGCTGAG GACTGGTTTGTTGTCAATCCGACAACAACCAAAAGCTTTGAGAAGCTGATGAAGATAAAGCAGCGACAGCAAGAAGAAGAGAAGCGGAGGCAGCAGCATAGGAGCCGACGGTCTCTAAGGCGGCGGCAGCAGCCTGGCATTGAGCTTCCTGAGACAGAGCCAAGTCTTAGAGTAGGGAAGGATCAGAGGAGGAATCATGAGGAACTGCTAGTGGCGACATCCCGTAAAGAATCAGAGCAGGAGCCAGTGCCATCACAGTTTCAGAAAGTCAAGTCCCCAAAGACAAATCATAAACGAGGAAAGAAATAG
- the ZNF512 gene encoding zinc finger protein 512 isoform X2: MSSRLGAVPATPGPTPFKQQRSTRIVGAKNRTQCSIKDNSFQYTIPHDDSLSGSSSASSCEPVSDFPASFRKSTYWMKMRRIKSAAASHVEGSGGVSTKGKRKPRQEEDEDYREFPQKKHKLYGRKQRPKAQPNPKAQTRRIRKEPPAYAAGSLEEQWYLEIVDKGSVSCPTCQAVGRKTIEGLKKHMENCKQEMFTCHHCGKQLRSLAGMKYHVMANHNSLPILKAGDEIDEPSERERLRTVLKRLGKLRCMRESCSSSFTSIMGYLYHVRKCGKGAAELEKMTLKCHHCGKPYRSKAGLAYHLRSEHGPISFFPESGQPECLKDMSLESKSGGRVQRRSAKIAVYHLQELASAELAKEWPKRKVLQDLVPDDRKLKYTRPGLPTFSQEVLHKWKSDIKKYHRIQCPNQGCEAVYSSVSGLKAHLGSCTLGTFVAGKYKCLLCQKEFVSESGVKYHINSVHAEDWFVVNPTTTKSFEKLMKIKQRQQEEEKRRQQHRSRRSLRRRQQPGIELPETEPSLRVGKDQRRNHEELLVATSRKESEQEPVPSQFQKVKSPKTNHKRGKK, from the exons ATGTCTTCCAGACTCGGTGCAGTGCCCGCT ACCCCGGGACCCACACCCTTTAAGCAGCAGAGGAGCACGAGGATCGTGGGAGCTAAGAA CAGGACCCAATGCTCCATAAAGGATAATAGTTTCCAGTACACTATCCCTCACGATGACTCCTTAAGCGGCTCATCATCTGCTTCTTCATGTGAGCCAGTGAGTGATTTTCCAGCGTCTTTCCGAAAATCTACCTACTGGATGAAAATGAGAAGGATCAAGTCAGCTGCTGCTTCCCATGTAGAAG GGTCAGGTGGAGTATcaaccaaaggaaaaaggaaaccgAGGCAGGAAGAAGATGAAGACTATCGAGAATTTCCTCAGAAGAAGCATAAGCTTTATG GGAGGAAGCAGCGGCCTAAAGCTCAGCCTAATCCCAAAGCCCAGACTCGCCGTATTCGGAAGGAACCACCAGCTTATGCAGCAG GCAGTTTAGAGGAGCAGTGGTACTTAGAAATTGTGGATAAAGGCAGTGTCTCCTGTCCTACCTGCCAGGCAGTGGGGAGAAAGACCATAGAGGGCTTAAAGAAACACATGGAAAACTGCAAACAG GAAATGTTTACTTGTCATCATTGTGGGAAACAGCTTCGTTCATTAGCAGGGATGAAgtatcacgtcatggcaaatcaTAATAGCTTG CCCATTTTAAAGGCTGGAGATGAAATAGATGAACCAAGTGAGAGGGAACGTCTCCGAACAGTTCTGAAGAGACTGGGAAAGCTGAGATGCATGCGTGAG AGTTGCTCTAGTAGCTTCACCAGCATTATGGGATATCTGTACCATGTGAGAAAATGTGGCAAAGGGGCTGCTGAGCTGGAGAAGATGACCCTGAAATGTCACCACTGTGGAAAGCCGTATAGATCGAAGGCTGGACTTGCGTATCACCTGAGGTCAGAGCATGGTCCT ATATCCTTCTTTCCAGAGTCAGGACAGCCAGAGTGCTTGAAGGACATGAGCTTGGAGTCGAAGAGTGGAGGCCGAGTTCAAAGACGTTCTGCCAAGATAGCTGTATACCACCTGCAGGAACTGGCCTCTGCTGAACTGGCTAAGGAATGGCCTAAGAGAAAGGTGCTTCAGGATCTGGTACCCGATGATCGGAAG TTAAAATATACTCGTCCTGGGCTCCCGACCTTCAGCCAAGAAGTACTACACAAATGGAAGTCAGATATCAAGAAGTATCATCGCATCCAGTGTCCTAACCAG GGTTGTGAGGCTGTCTACAGTAGTGTATCTGGTCTTAAAGCTCACCTGGGCTCTTGTACATTG GGAACGTTTGTGGCTGGAAAATACAAGTGTCTTCTCTGTCAGAAAGAATTTGTGTCAGAGAGTGGTGTCAAGTATCACATCAACTCTGTCCATGCTGAG GACTGGTTTGTTGTCAATCCGACAACAACCAAAAGCTTTGAGAAGCTGATGAAGATAAAGCAGCGACAGCAAGAAGAAGAGAAGCGGAGGCAGCAGCATAGGAGCCGACGGTCTCTAAGGCGGCGGCAGCAGCCTGGCATTGAGCTTCCTGAGACAGAGCCAAGTCTTAGAGTAGGGAAGGATCAGAGGAGGAATCATGAGGAACTGCTAGTGGCGACATCCCGTAAAGAATCAGAGCAGGAGCCAGTGCCATCACAGTTTCAGAAAGTCAAGTCCCCAAAGACAAATCATAAACGAGGAAAGAAATAG
- the ZNF512 gene encoding zinc finger protein 512 isoform X6, translated as MKMRRIKSAAASHVEGSGGVSTKGKRKPRQEEDEDYREFPQKKHKLYGRKQRPKAQPNPKAQTRRIRKEPPAYAAGSLEEQWYLEIVDKGSVSCPTCQAVGRKTIEGLKKHMENCKQEMFTCHHCGKQLRSLAGMKYHVMANHNSLPILKAGDEIDEPSERERLRTVLKRLGKLRCMRESCSSSFTSIMGYLYHVRKCGKGAAELEKMTLKCHHCGKPYRSKAGLAYHLRSEHGPISFFPESGQPECLKDMSLESKSGGRVQRRSAKIAVYHLQELASAELAKEWPKRKVLQDLVPDDRKLKYTRPGLPTFSQEVLHKWKSDIKKYHRIQCPNQGCEAVYSSVSGLKAHLGSCTLGTFVAGKYKCLLCQKEFVSESGVKYHINSVHAEDWFVVNPTTTKSFEKLMKIKQRQQEEEKRRQQHRSRRSLRRRQQPGIELPETEPSLRVGKDQRRNHEELLVATSRKESEQEPVPSQFQKVKSPKTNHKRGKK; from the exons ATGAAAATGAGAAGGATCAAGTCAGCTGCTGCTTCCCATGTAGAAG GGTCAGGTGGAGTATcaaccaaaggaaaaaggaaaccgAGGCAGGAAGAAGATGAAGACTATCGAGAATTTCCTCAGAAGAAGCATAAGCTTTATG GGAGGAAGCAGCGGCCTAAAGCTCAGCCTAATCCCAAAGCCCAGACTCGCCGTATTCGGAAGGAACCACCAGCTTATGCAGCAG GCAGTTTAGAGGAGCAGTGGTACTTAGAAATTGTGGATAAAGGCAGTGTCTCCTGTCCTACCTGCCAGGCAGTGGGGAGAAAGACCATAGAGGGCTTAAAGAAACACATGGAAAACTGCAAACAG GAAATGTTTACTTGTCATCATTGTGGGAAACAGCTTCGTTCATTAGCAGGGATGAAgtatcacgtcatggcaaatcaTAATAGCTTG CCCATTTTAAAGGCTGGAGATGAAATAGATGAACCAAGTGAGAGGGAACGTCTCCGAACAGTTCTGAAGAGACTGGGAAAGCTGAGATGCATGCGTGAG AGTTGCTCTAGTAGCTTCACCAGCATTATGGGATATCTGTACCATGTGAGAAAATGTGGCAAAGGGGCTGCTGAGCTGGAGAAGATGACCCTGAAATGTCACCACTGTGGAAAGCCGTATAGATCGAAGGCTGGACTTGCGTATCACCTGAGGTCAGAGCATGGTCCT ATATCCTTCTTTCCAGAGTCAGGACAGCCAGAGTGCTTGAAGGACATGAGCTTGGAGTCGAAGAGTGGAGGCCGAGTTCAAAGACGTTCTGCCAAGATAGCTGTATACCACCTGCAGGAACTGGCCTCTGCTGAACTGGCTAAGGAATGGCCTAAGAGAAAGGTGCTTCAGGATCTGGTACCCGATGATCGGAAG TTAAAATATACTCGTCCTGGGCTCCCGACCTTCAGCCAAGAAGTACTACACAAATGGAAGTCAGATATCAAGAAGTATCATCGCATCCAGTGTCCTAACCAG GGTTGTGAGGCTGTCTACAGTAGTGTATCTGGTCTTAAAGCTCACCTGGGCTCTTGTACATTG GGAACGTTTGTGGCTGGAAAATACAAGTGTCTTCTCTGTCAGAAAGAATTTGTGTCAGAGAGTGGTGTCAAGTATCACATCAACTCTGTCCATGCTGAG GACTGGTTTGTTGTCAATCCGACAACAACCAAAAGCTTTGAGAAGCTGATGAAGATAAAGCAGCGACAGCAAGAAGAAGAGAAGCGGAGGCAGCAGCATAGGAGCCGACGGTCTCTAAGGCGGCGGCAGCAGCCTGGCATTGAGCTTCCTGAGACAGAGCCAAGTCTTAGAGTAGGGAAGGATCAGAGGAGGAATCATGAGGAACTGCTAGTGGCGACATCCCGTAAAGAATCAGAGCAGGAGCCAGTGCCATCACAGTTTCAGAAAGTCAAGTCCCCAAAGACAAATCATAAACGAGGAAAGAAATAG
- the ZNF512 gene encoding zinc finger protein 512 isoform X1 — MSSRLGAVPATPGPTPFKQQRSTRIVGAKNSRTQCSIKDNSFQYTIPHDDSLSGSSSASSCEPVSDFPASFRKSTYWMKMRRIKSAAASHVEGSGGVSTKGKRKPRQEEDEDYREFPQKKHKLYGRKQRPKAQPNPKAQTRRIRKEPPAYAAGSLEEQWYLEIVDKGSVSCPTCQAVGRKTIEGLKKHMENCKQEMFTCHHCGKQLRSLAGMKYHVMANHNSLPILKAGDEIDEPSERERLRTVLKRLGKLRCMRESCSSSFTSIMGYLYHVRKCGKGAAELEKMTLKCHHCGKPYRSKAGLAYHLRSEHGPISFFPESGQPECLKDMSLESKSGGRVQRRSAKIAVYHLQELASAELAKEWPKRKVLQDLVPDDRKLKYTRPGLPTFSQEVLHKWKSDIKKYHRIQCPNQGCEAVYSSVSGLKAHLGSCTLGTFVAGKYKCLLCQKEFVSESGVKYHINSVHAEDWFVVNPTTTKSFEKLMKIKQRQQEEEKRRQQHRSRRSLRRRQQPGIELPETEPSLRVGKDQRRNHEELLVATSRKESEQEPVPSQFQKVKSPKTNHKRGKK; from the exons ATGTCTTCCAGACTCGGTGCAGTGCCCGCT ACCCCGGGACCCACACCCTTTAAGCAGCAGAGGAGCACGAGGATCGTGGGAGCTAAGAA TAGCAGGACCCAATGCTCCATAAAGGATAATAGTTTCCAGTACACTATCCCTCACGATGACTCCTTAAGCGGCTCATCATCTGCTTCTTCATGTGAGCCAGTGAGTGATTTTCCAGCGTCTTTCCGAAAATCTACCTACTGGATGAAAATGAGAAGGATCAAGTCAGCTGCTGCTTCCCATGTAGAAG GGTCAGGTGGAGTATcaaccaaaggaaaaaggaaaccgAGGCAGGAAGAAGATGAAGACTATCGAGAATTTCCTCAGAAGAAGCATAAGCTTTATG GGAGGAAGCAGCGGCCTAAAGCTCAGCCTAATCCCAAAGCCCAGACTCGCCGTATTCGGAAGGAACCACCAGCTTATGCAGCAG GCAGTTTAGAGGAGCAGTGGTACTTAGAAATTGTGGATAAAGGCAGTGTCTCCTGTCCTACCTGCCAGGCAGTGGGGAGAAAGACCATAGAGGGCTTAAAGAAACACATGGAAAACTGCAAACAG GAAATGTTTACTTGTCATCATTGTGGGAAACAGCTTCGTTCATTAGCAGGGATGAAgtatcacgtcatggcaaatcaTAATAGCTTG CCCATTTTAAAGGCTGGAGATGAAATAGATGAACCAAGTGAGAGGGAACGTCTCCGAACAGTTCTGAAGAGACTGGGAAAGCTGAGATGCATGCGTGAG AGTTGCTCTAGTAGCTTCACCAGCATTATGGGATATCTGTACCATGTGAGAAAATGTGGCAAAGGGGCTGCTGAGCTGGAGAAGATGACCCTGAAATGTCACCACTGTGGAAAGCCGTATAGATCGAAGGCTGGACTTGCGTATCACCTGAGGTCAGAGCATGGTCCT ATATCCTTCTTTCCAGAGTCAGGACAGCCAGAGTGCTTGAAGGACATGAGCTTGGAGTCGAAGAGTGGAGGCCGAGTTCAAAGACGTTCTGCCAAGATAGCTGTATACCACCTGCAGGAACTGGCCTCTGCTGAACTGGCTAAGGAATGGCCTAAGAGAAAGGTGCTTCAGGATCTGGTACCCGATGATCGGAAG TTAAAATATACTCGTCCTGGGCTCCCGACCTTCAGCCAAGAAGTACTACACAAATGGAAGTCAGATATCAAGAAGTATCATCGCATCCAGTGTCCTAACCAG GGTTGTGAGGCTGTCTACAGTAGTGTATCTGGTCTTAAAGCTCACCTGGGCTCTTGTACATTG GGAACGTTTGTGGCTGGAAAATACAAGTGTCTTCTCTGTCAGAAAGAATTTGTGTCAGAGAGTGGTGTCAAGTATCACATCAACTCTGTCCATGCTGAG GACTGGTTTGTTGTCAATCCGACAACAACCAAAAGCTTTGAGAAGCTGATGAAGATAAAGCAGCGACAGCAAGAAGAAGAGAAGCGGAGGCAGCAGCATAGGAGCCGACGGTCTCTAAGGCGGCGGCAGCAGCCTGGCATTGAGCTTCCTGAGACAGAGCCAAGTCTTAGAGTAGGGAAGGATCAGAGGAGGAATCATGAGGAACTGCTAGTGGCGACATCCCGTAAAGAATCAGAGCAGGAGCCAGTGCCATCACAGTTTCAGAAAGTCAAGTCCCCAAAGACAAATCATAAACGAGGAAAGAAATAG